In Streptomyces canus, one DNA window encodes the following:
- a CDS encoding DEAD/DEAH box helicase: MSISSTDHVVVPENEGTEETVEVTFADLGLPEGVVRKLAQNGVTTPFPIQAATIPDALAGKDILGRGRTGSGKTLSFGLPAMTRLAGGRTEKHKPRAVILTPTRELAMQVADALQPYGDVLGLKMKVVCGGTSMGNQIYALERGVDILVATPGRLRDIINRGACSLENVEVAVLDEADQMSDLGFLPEVTELLDQIPAGGQRMLFSATMENEISTLVKRYLSNPVTHEVDSAQGNVTTMSHHILIVKPKDKAPVTAAIASRKGRTIIFVRTQLGADRIAEQLCDSGVKADALHGGMTQGARTRVLEDFKKGYVNALVATDVAARGIHVDGIDLVLNVDPAGDHKDYLHRAGRTARAGRTGTVVSLSLPHQRRQIFRLMEDAGVDAGRHIINSGTAFEPEVAEITGARSMTEVQSESAANVAQQAEREVAQLTKELERAQRRATELREEADRLVARAARERGEDPESAVAEAQAVVAEALVSAEAEAVVAEQPAERPAYEQPRQRRDERGNYERRDDRRDDRGGRSFERRDDRGGFNRDRRDGERGGFRRDDRGGRSFERRDDRPSGGGFNRDRRDDRPSGGGFNRDRRDERPSGGFRRDDRPSGGFNRDRRDDRPSGGGFNRDRRDERPSGGFRRDDRPSGGFNRDRRDERPSTHRGSDRPFNRDRQGDRPTGGGFRSGGHDRPHGRRDDRPAGSSFGRRDDKPRWKRNG, from the coding sequence AACGGCGTGACCACCCCCTTCCCGATCCAGGCCGCGACCATCCCGGACGCCCTGGCCGGCAAGGACATCCTCGGCCGTGGCCGCACCGGCTCCGGCAAGACCCTCTCCTTCGGTCTGCCGGCCATGACGCGTCTCGCCGGTGGCCGCACCGAGAAGCACAAGCCGCGCGCCGTCATCCTCACCCCGACCCGTGAGCTCGCGATGCAGGTCGCGGACGCCCTCCAGCCCTACGGCGACGTCCTCGGCCTCAAGATGAAGGTCGTCTGCGGCGGTACGTCGATGGGCAACCAGATCTACGCCCTCGAGCGCGGCGTCGACATCCTCGTCGCCACCCCGGGCCGACTGCGCGACATCATCAACCGTGGCGCCTGCTCCCTGGAGAACGTCGAGGTCGCCGTCCTCGACGAGGCCGACCAGATGTCCGACCTGGGCTTCCTGCCCGAGGTCACCGAACTGCTCGACCAGATCCCGGCCGGCGGCCAGCGGATGCTGTTCTCGGCCACGATGGAGAACGAGATCTCCACGCTGGTCAAGCGCTACCTGAGCAACCCGGTCACGCACGAGGTCGACAGCGCCCAGGGCAACGTCACGACCATGTCGCACCACATCCTGATCGTGAAGCCCAAGGACAAGGCGCCGGTCACCGCGGCCATCGCCTCCCGCAAGGGCCGCACCATCATCTTCGTCCGCACCCAGCTGGGCGCCGACCGCATCGCCGAGCAGCTGTGCGACTCCGGTGTGAAGGCCGACGCGCTGCACGGCGGTATGACGCAGGGCGCGCGCACCCGTGTGCTGGAGGACTTCAAGAAGGGCTACGTCAACGCGCTCGTCGCGACCGACGTCGCCGCCCGTGGCATCCACGTCGACGGCATCGACCTGGTCCTGAACGTGGACCCGGCCGGCGACCACAAGGACTACCTGCACCGTGCAGGGCGTACCGCTCGCGCGGGCCGCACCGGCACGGTCGTGTCCCTGTCCCTGCCGCACCAGCGCCGGCAGATCTTCCGGCTGATGGAGGACGCGGGCGTCGACGCCGGGCGTCACATCATCAACTCCGGTACGGCCTTCGAGCCCGAGGTCGCCGAGATCACCGGCGCCCGGTCGATGACCGAGGTCCAGTCCGAGTCCGCGGCCAACGTGGCTCAGCAGGCCGAGCGCGAGGTCGCCCAGCTCACCAAGGAGCTCGAGCGGGCGCAGCGCCGCGCGACCGAGCTGCGTGAGGAGGCCGACCGCCTGGTGGCCCGGGCCGCCCGCGAGCGCGGTGAGGACCCGGAGTCGGCGGTCGCCGAGGCACAGGCCGTAGTGGCCGAGGCCTTGGTGTCGGCGGAGGCCGAGGCCGTGGTCGCCGAGCAGCCCGCCGAGCGTCCCGCGTACGAGCAGCCGCGTCAGCGCCGTGACGAGCGGGGCAACTACGAGCGCCGTGACGACCGTCGTGACGACCGTGGTGGCCGTTCGTTCGAGCGTCGTGACGACCGTGGCGGCTTCAACCGCGACCGCCGTGACGGCGAGCGGGGCGGGTTCCGCCGTGACGACCGTGGTGGCCGTTCCTTCGAGCGTCGTGACGACCGCCCCAGCGGCGGTGGTTTCAACCGTGACCGTCGTGACGACCGCCCCAGCGGCGGTGGTTTCAACCGTGACCGTCGCGACGAGCGTCCCTCGGGCGGGTTCCGCCGTGACGACCGTCCCTCGGGCGGCTTCAACCGTGACCGCCGTGACGACCGCCCCAGCGGCGGTGGTTTCAACCGTGACCGTCGTGACGAGCGTCCCTCGGGCGGCTTCCGCCGTGACGACCGCCCCTCGGGTGGCTTCAACCGCGACCGTCGCGACGAGCGGCCGTCCACCCACCGGGGCAGCGACCGTCCCTTCAACCGCGACCGTCAGGGCGACCGCCCCACCGGCGGAGGCTTCCGCTCCGGCGGCCACGACCGCCCGCACGGCCGTCGTGACGACCGCCCGGCCGGCTCCTCCTTCGGCCGCCGCGACGACAAGCCGCGCTGGAAGCGCAACGGCTGA
- a CDS encoding FG-GAP repeat domain-containing protein — translation MTRHARIALTLASLAALSAGTLTSAVPAAADTTPTPIATDGVWGIDYAGGYLTSVEHRPDGEQYVVGRQLSPDGAGVLEQATRGFAGTYADGTHLQRVPCDAGECVPLRSLGTQSVGYFRVDEYGRERAQIWVEPDSYRSDEPDVTGGRFVDTTGRYYVYNAASTGKQYVDAVNRYRAEDDRLTRSVTAASVWGSALWTPGSGNGVVTQYDLEGKKTVATVSTGAPCTVKELQVIGRWIYWNCGPTGSAGVYDRTAKKNIKVPSGPALVGDGYLVQHDLSAGKLMLTDYHSGTAAAARAIADLPAGNTADQRRLTWSVDKLGGGVAYVGADHAIRIVPSGVPTQSLGKIESDLDDNLFDAAGRNSGNMEWNSTFQLNKPAGWTFTVKDAQGRTDRTLKGSGTAITVSWDGRTTSGAYAYNGPKTWTLTATAADGAGTYTTSGKLTLTGGRQGHHDQGGYAYGELATLNSSGTLSLQYTNGTGKFDWKQSASGWPAGTVAFPFGDMGKDRCAEMLVRVPNGELRRYAGKCGESSYAPASSHTSLGTGWNAYNVLTAPGDLTGDGRTDLLARKASTGDVYLFANDGASKLKPGVKIRSWATYKKIVGAGDLNGDGFGDVLVQDKAGTLWRYDGTGTGQVKERVKVFSNWGTSYNVVVGVGDITGDGKNDLVSRDTGGNLYRNNGDGKGSFGARTKIATGWQTYKGIF, via the coding sequence TTGACCCGGCATGCCCGGATCGCACTCACTCTTGCCTCGCTGGCCGCTCTGAGCGCCGGCACCCTGACGTCCGCGGTCCCGGCGGCCGCGGACACCACCCCGACGCCGATCGCCACGGACGGCGTCTGGGGCATCGACTACGCGGGCGGCTATCTGACCAGCGTCGAACACCGGCCCGACGGCGAGCAGTACGTGGTCGGCCGGCAGCTCTCGCCCGACGGCGCCGGCGTGCTGGAGCAGGCCACCCGCGGATTCGCCGGCACCTACGCCGACGGCACCCACCTGCAGCGGGTGCCCTGCGACGCGGGCGAGTGCGTGCCGCTGCGGTCGCTCGGTACTCAGAGCGTCGGCTACTTCCGGGTCGACGAGTACGGCAGGGAGCGCGCCCAGATCTGGGTGGAGCCGGACTCCTACCGCTCGGACGAACCGGACGTCACCGGCGGCCGGTTCGTGGACACCACCGGCCGCTACTACGTCTACAACGCCGCCTCCACCGGCAAGCAGTACGTCGACGCCGTGAACCGGTACCGCGCCGAGGACGACCGCCTGACCCGTTCCGTCACCGCCGCCTCCGTATGGGGCTCGGCGCTGTGGACGCCGGGTTCCGGCAACGGCGTCGTCACGCAGTACGACCTGGAGGGCAAGAAGACGGTCGCGACCGTCTCCACCGGAGCCCCCTGCACCGTCAAGGAGCTCCAGGTCATCGGCCGCTGGATCTACTGGAACTGCGGTCCGACGGGCTCCGCGGGAGTGTACGACCGTACGGCGAAGAAGAACATCAAGGTGCCCTCGGGCCCCGCGCTCGTCGGTGACGGCTACCTCGTCCAGCACGACCTGAGCGCCGGCAAGCTGATGCTGACGGACTATCACTCCGGTACGGCCGCCGCCGCGCGCGCGATCGCCGACCTGCCGGCCGGGAACACCGCCGACCAGCGGCGGCTGACCTGGTCGGTGGACAAGCTCGGCGGGGGCGTCGCCTACGTCGGCGCGGACCACGCGATCCGGATCGTGCCGAGCGGGGTGCCCACCCAGTCGCTCGGGAAGATCGAGTCGGATCTGGACGACAACCTCTTCGACGCCGCCGGACGCAACAGCGGCAACATGGAGTGGAACAGCACCTTTCAGCTGAACAAGCCGGCCGGCTGGACCTTCACGGTGAAGGACGCCCAGGGCCGCACCGACCGCACCCTCAAGGGCAGCGGCACGGCGATCACCGTCTCCTGGGACGGGAGGACGACGTCGGGCGCGTACGCGTACAACGGCCCGAAGACCTGGACCCTGACCGCCACCGCCGCCGACGGCGCGGGCACCTACACCACGAGCGGCAAGCTCACGCTCACCGGCGGCCGCCAGGGCCACCACGACCAGGGCGGCTACGCCTACGGCGAGTTGGCCACCCTCAACTCCTCGGGCACCCTGAGCCTCCAGTACACCAACGGCACAGGCAAGTTCGACTGGAAGCAGAGCGCGTCCGGCTGGCCCGCCGGGACGGTCGCCTTCCCCTTCGGCGACATGGGCAAGGACCGCTGCGCCGAGATGCTGGTCCGGGTGCCCAACGGCGAGCTGCGCCGCTACGCGGGCAAGTGCGGGGAGTCGTCGTACGCCCCGGCGAGCAGCCACACCTCCCTCGGCACCGGCTGGAACGCCTACAACGTCCTCACCGCCCCCGGCGACCTGACCGGCGACGGCCGTACCGATCTGCTGGCCCGCAAGGCATCCACCGGTGACGTCTACCTGTTCGCCAACGACGGGGCGAGCAAGCTCAAGCCTGGTGTGAAGATCCGCAGCTGGGCGACGTACAAGAAGATCGTCGGCGCCGGTGACCTCAACGGTGACGGCTTCGGGGACGTCCTGGTGCAGGACAAGGCCGGGACGCTGTGGCGTTACGACGGCACCGGCACCGGCCAGGTCAAGGAGCGGGTGAAGGTCTTCTCCAACTGGGGGACCTCCTACAACGTGGTCGTCGGCGTCGGAGACATCACCGGGGACGGGAAGAACGACCTGGTCTCCCGGGACACCGGCGGCAACCTGTACCGCAACAACGGCGACGGCAAGGGGTCGTTCGGGGCCCGCACGAAGATCGCCACCGGCTGGCAGACCTACAAGGGGATCTTCTGA
- a CDS encoding FG-GAP-like repeat-containing protein, translating into MRHLIRTGAAVGILALGLGLAPALAAPAEADTPGQLDITPNWRAVPREDSLGSFGATGFVHSPEDADPSFGQEFQWTRFDTGQTTTPLGYGNDEDAGFAEFGAESDYVAHHYLGSIDIQNMADGTTHRFTVPYGSGDLFQGLLGSTVVVEDYTDNDLQTVDSWYLLPADNPVVDAKVTVTDWPEGTDLKQVRLVAGDAREAVVRFATSAADAENGRYDRLGLIDLTTGRLRTLAANTGWAPYVALAGDDLLWIDSDRVAHLRSRTDLDAPERTFPVPSDLDISKIGLLDGQLLAFTQADGLDAALKRSLVALSFDGQRRTLLEKADKEAVQIAGGGVAVIGGTSSADWYVQKVTVGADGLPRLEKVRRLDPVAAGVDAVALSAGTLSTVEKEGPQGAGFYHRTLSPAQAPTSASGPVWVGRESGRSYDYTVCGQMACTQLLNSGDGRTVYQVRNYQNNPQVEIVGRRGPDRADRALTGNFDGRLTEATGRYAVYQSGRPTVPGDPVTDGVTIVVDLDTGSVIDQRPETGATVWGGTLYAATATAGTVARKDLATGKDTGTLDTGAPCVPVELQSAGPWLYWTCEQFRQHGVVNVNTGEKIALPAGRGGLLGDGYFVNQRYTGSGLRLTEFQSGGTAVTRDLGIPMSTDGSETRRRTWAVDRFGGGIAYVDKENLVHVVPSGVAASPLTATQAVTPTAFKAADTWKASWQLSKPAASWKLTLKAADGTVVRTLGAGESRSSVTAAWDGRTTTGAYAPNGTYTWTLTVQPADGRGAPLTATGRAALSGGAAVRHDHVGDDGVGDLLTLDSSGALAFQKGTGKGTFSGKVSASGWPTSVTAVPFGDLSGDRCNDVLVRSGSGALRLYKPGCGAAVKPSTSYTSLGTSGWNQYDVLTSAGDVTKDGRPDLIARNASTGAVYLYKGTGSGKLSARVKLYDNWKTYKKVVGAGDLNGDGIGDLLAQDTANTVYRYYGRGEGTFSARTKLFANWGGSYNAVVGVGDVTGDGKNDLVSRDTGGNLYRNDGNGKGSFGARVKIASGWQGYKGLF; encoded by the coding sequence ATGCGGCACCTGATCAGAACGGGGGCCGCGGTCGGCATCCTGGCGCTGGGTCTCGGGCTCGCCCCGGCCCTCGCCGCACCGGCCGAGGCGGACACCCCGGGACAGCTCGACATCACGCCCAACTGGCGTGCCGTGCCCCGTGAGGACTCGCTGGGCTCCTTCGGCGCGACCGGGTTCGTGCATTCGCCCGAGGACGCCGATCCCAGCTTCGGGCAGGAGTTCCAGTGGACCCGGTTCGACACCGGCCAGACCACGACCCCGCTCGGCTACGGCAACGACGAGGACGCCGGTTTCGCCGAGTTCGGGGCCGAGTCGGACTACGTGGCCCACCACTACCTGGGCTCGATCGACATCCAGAACATGGCGGACGGCACCACGCACCGGTTCACCGTGCCCTATGGTTCGGGCGACCTCTTCCAGGGCCTGCTCGGCTCCACGGTCGTGGTCGAGGACTACACGGACAACGACCTCCAGACGGTGGACAGCTGGTACCTGTTGCCCGCCGACAACCCGGTCGTCGACGCCAAGGTCACCGTCACCGACTGGCCCGAGGGCACGGACCTCAAACAGGTGAGGCTGGTCGCGGGCGACGCGCGGGAGGCCGTCGTACGCTTCGCCACCTCGGCCGCCGACGCGGAGAACGGCCGCTACGACCGGCTCGGTCTGATCGACCTGACAACCGGTCGGCTGCGCACGCTCGCCGCGAACACCGGCTGGGCCCCGTATGTGGCACTCGCCGGGGACGACCTGCTCTGGATCGACTCCGACCGCGTGGCGCACCTGCGTTCCCGCACCGACCTGGACGCTCCCGAGCGGACCTTCCCGGTCCCCTCCGACCTGGACATCTCGAAGATCGGGCTGCTCGACGGCCAGTTGCTGGCCTTCACCCAGGCCGACGGCCTCGACGCGGCACTCAAGCGGAGCCTGGTCGCGCTCTCGTTCGACGGGCAGCGCCGGACCCTGCTGGAGAAGGCCGACAAGGAGGCCGTGCAGATCGCGGGTGGCGGTGTCGCGGTGATCGGCGGGACCTCGTCGGCGGACTGGTACGTCCAGAAGGTCACCGTCGGCGCGGACGGCCTGCCGCGGCTGGAGAAAGTGCGGCGGCTGGACCCGGTCGCGGCGGGCGTGGACGCGGTCGCGCTGAGCGCGGGGACCCTGTCCACCGTGGAGAAGGAGGGGCCGCAGGGCGCCGGGTTCTACCACCGCACCCTCAGCCCCGCCCAGGCGCCCACCTCCGCGTCCGGCCCGGTGTGGGTGGGACGGGAGAGCGGCCGGTCGTACGACTACACGGTCTGCGGGCAGATGGCCTGCACCCAGCTCCTCAACAGCGGTGACGGGCGCACGGTCTACCAGGTCCGCAACTACCAGAACAACCCGCAGGTCGAGATCGTCGGCCGCCGCGGACCCGACCGGGCGGACCGGGCGCTGACCGGGAACTTCGACGGCCGGCTCACCGAGGCCACGGGCCGCTACGCCGTCTACCAGAGCGGCCGGCCGACGGTCCCCGGGGACCCGGTGACGGACGGGGTGACGATCGTCGTCGACCTCGACACCGGCTCGGTCATCGACCAGCGGCCGGAGACCGGCGCGACCGTGTGGGGCGGCACGCTCTACGCGGCCACGGCCACGGCGGGCACGGTCGCCCGCAAGGACCTCGCCACCGGCAAGGACACCGGCACCCTCGACACGGGCGCGCCCTGTGTACCGGTCGAACTCCAGAGCGCCGGGCCGTGGCTCTACTGGACCTGTGAGCAGTTCCGGCAGCACGGCGTGGTCAACGTGAACACCGGCGAGAAGATCGCGCTGCCCGCCGGCCGGGGCGGCCTGCTCGGCGACGGCTACTTCGTCAACCAGCGCTACACCGGCTCGGGCCTGCGCCTGACCGAGTTCCAGAGTGGCGGTACCGCCGTCACGCGTGACCTCGGCATCCCGATGTCGACCGACGGCAGCGAGACCCGCCGCCGTACCTGGGCCGTGGACCGCTTCGGCGGCGGCATCGCCTACGTGGACAAGGAGAACCTCGTCCACGTCGTGCCGAGCGGCGTTGCCGCCTCACCGCTGACCGCGACCCAGGCCGTCACGCCGACCGCGTTCAAGGCGGCGGACACCTGGAAGGCGTCCTGGCAGCTGTCCAAGCCCGCCGCTTCGTGGAAGCTGACGTTGAAGGCGGCAGACGGCACGGTGGTCCGCACGCTCGGCGCAGGCGAGTCCCGCAGCTCCGTCACCGCCGCCTGGGACGGCAGGACCACCACGGGCGCGTACGCGCCCAACGGGACGTACACCTGGACGCTCACCGTCCAGCCCGCCGACGGCCGGGGCGCGCCCCTGACCGCGACCGGCAGAGCGGCCCTCTCGGGCGGCGCGGCCGTCCGCCACGACCACGTCGGCGACGACGGCGTCGGTGACCTGCTCACCCTCGACTCCTCCGGCGCCCTGGCCTTCCAGAAGGGCACGGGCAAGGGGACGTTCTCGGGGAAGGTGAGCGCGAGCGGCTGGCCCACGTCGGTCACGGCGGTGCCGTTCGGTGACCTGAGCGGCGACCGCTGCAACGACGTGCTCGTACGGTCGGGCAGTGGCGCCCTGCGCCTGTACAAGCCCGGCTGCGGGGCCGCGGTGAAGCCGTCGACGTCGTACACCTCGCTCGGGACCAGCGGCTGGAACCAGTACGACGTGCTGACCTCGGCCGGTGACGTCACCAAGGACGGCCGCCCGGACCTGATCGCGCGGAACGCCTCCACTGGGGCGGTGTACCTGTACAAGGGCACCGGCTCGGGAAAGCTCTCCGCGCGGGTGAAGCTCTACGACAACTGGAAGACGTACAAGAAGGTCGTGGGCGCCGGGGACCTCAACGGCGACGGCATCGGTGACCTGTTGGCGCAGGACACGGCCAACACGGTGTACCGGTACTACGGCAGGGGCGAGGGAACGTTCTCGGCGCGGACCAAGCTGTTCGCGAACTGGGGCGGGTCGTACAACGCCGTGGTCGGGGTCGGGGACGTCACCGGGGACGGGAAGAACGACCTGGTCTCCCGGGACACCGGCGGCAATCTGTACCGCAACGACGGCAACGGCAAGGGGTCGTTCGGGGCCCGGGTGAAGATCGCGAGCGGCTGGCAGGGCTACAAGGGCCTTTTCTAG
- a CDS encoding amino acid permease gives MTDDGIASGLSDEERLAQLGYTQVLARRMSAFSNYAVSFTIISVLSGCLTLYLFGMNTGGPAVITWGWVAVGLMTLFVGLSMAEICSAYPTSAGLYFWAHRLAPPRTAAAWAWFTGWFNVLGQVAVTAGIDFGAASFLGAYLNLQFDFEVTPGRTVLLFAAILILHGLLNTFGVRIVALLNSVSVWWHVVGVAVIVGALTFAPDHHQSASFVFGEFVNNTGWGSGFYVVLLGLLMAQYTFTGYDASAHMTEETHDASTAGPKGIVQSIWTSWIAGFVLLLGFTFAIQSYDGALNSPTGAPPAQILLDALGATAGKLLLLVVIGAQLFCGMASVTANSRMIYAFSRDGALPFSHVWHTVSPRTRTPVAAVWLAAAGALLLGLPYLINYTAYAAVTSVAVIGLYIAYVIPTLLRLRKGDAFARGPWHLGRWSRAIGVVSVAWVAVITVLFMLPQVSPVTWETFNYAPVAVLVVLGFAWTWWVASARHWFLNPDHERTRAREAARVNAPEPVDP, from the coding sequence ATGACAGATGACGGCATAGCGAGTGGGCTCTCTGACGAAGAACGGCTTGCCCAGCTCGGCTACACGCAGGTCCTGGCCCGCCGCATGTCGGCGTTCTCCAACTACGCGGTCTCCTTCACGATCATCTCGGTCCTGTCGGGCTGCCTGACCCTCTATCTCTTCGGCATGAACACGGGCGGTCCGGCCGTGATCACCTGGGGCTGGGTCGCCGTAGGCCTGATGACCCTGTTCGTCGGCCTGTCGATGGCCGAGATCTGTTCGGCGTACCCGACGTCCGCGGGCCTGTACTTCTGGGCCCACCGCCTGGCCCCGCCCCGGACCGCGGCCGCCTGGGCGTGGTTCACGGGCTGGTTCAACGTGCTCGGCCAGGTGGCGGTGACGGCGGGCATCGACTTCGGCGCCGCGTCCTTCCTCGGGGCCTATCTGAACCTGCAGTTCGACTTCGAGGTGACGCCCGGCCGGACCGTGCTGCTGTTCGCCGCGATCCTGATCCTGCACGGCCTGCTGAACACGTTCGGCGTACGGATCGTGGCCCTGCTGAACAGCGTGAGCGTGTGGTGGCACGTGGTCGGCGTGGCGGTGATCGTCGGAGCCCTCACCTTCGCCCCGGACCACCACCAGTCGGCGTCCTTCGTCTTCGGCGAGTTCGTGAACAACACGGGCTGGGGCAGCGGCTTCTACGTGGTCCTGCTCGGCCTCCTGATGGCCCAGTACACCTTCACCGGCTACGACGCCTCCGCCCACATGACCGAGGAGACCCACGACGCGTCGACGGCCGGACCGAAGGGCATCGTCCAGTCGATCTGGACGTCGTGGATAGCCGGCTTCGTCCTGTTGCTGGGCTTCACGTTCGCGATCCAGTCGTACGACGGCGCGCTCAACTCACCGACGGGCGCGCCGCCGGCCCAGATCCTCCTCGACGCGCTCGGCGCCACGGCCGGCAAACTCCTGCTGCTGGTCGTCATCGGCGCCCAGTTGTTCTGCGGAATGGCCTCGGTGACCGCCAACAGCCGCATGATCTACGCCTTCTCGCGTGACGGCGCGCTGCCGTTCTCGCACGTGTGGCACACGGTGAGCCCCCGCACCCGGACCCCGGTGGCGGCCGTGTGGCTGGCCGCGGCGGGGGCACTGCTGCTCGGTCTGCCGTACCTGATCAACTACACGGCCTATGCGGCGGTGACGTCCGTCGCGGTGATCGGGCTGTACATCGCCTACGTCATCCCGACGTTGCTGCGGCTGCGCAAGGGTGACGCCTTCGCCCGCGGACCGTGGCACCTGGGCCGCTGGTCGCGTGCGATCGGCGTGGTCTCGGTGGCGTGGGTCGCGGTCATCACGGTGCTGTTCATGCTTCCGCAGGTCTCCCCGGTCACCTGGGAGACCTTCAACTACGCTCCGGTCGCCGTCCTGGTCGTCCTCGGCTTCGCCTGGACCTGGTGGGTGGCCTCGGCCCGCCACTGGTTCCTGAACCCCGATCACGAACGCACCAGGGCCCGCGAGGCGGCCCGCGTGAACGCCCCCGAACCGGTCGATCCCTGA
- a CDS encoding class I SAM-dependent methyltransferase, translating to MTDTAVAWDTYARQRPERRRTNARGETTWFNWTQYEDHGPGAELLELPGGGRVLDLGCGKGGNAAHLAALGMRAVGVDVSPRQLAAARERWGRMSGLELLRAEAVRFLQEDLDGFDAVYSVYGVAWFTDPALLLPAIRERLRPGGRFVFSQRPPVEGCYGCQASYIPRGSDEDPLVVKRWDYEPEVWEQLLDRYGYTDVRTQVLAAPPGPRTVGTLIVQAGT from the coding sequence GTGACAGACACGGCGGTCGCCTGGGACACCTACGCACGACAGAGGCCCGAGCGCCGGCGAACGAACGCCCGCGGCGAGACGACCTGGTTCAACTGGACCCAGTACGAAGACCACGGCCCTGGCGCCGAACTCCTCGAGCTTCCAGGCGGCGGCCGGGTCTTGGATCTCGGCTGCGGCAAGGGCGGCAACGCCGCCCACCTGGCCGCCCTCGGCATGCGGGCCGTCGGTGTCGACGTCTCGCCCAGGCAGCTGGCCGCGGCGCGCGAGCGGTGGGGGCGGATGTCGGGACTGGAGCTGCTCCGCGCGGAGGCGGTTCGCTTCCTGCAGGAGGACCTGGACGGCTTCGATGCTGTGTATTCGGTGTACGGCGTCGCCTGGTTCACCGACCCGGCGCTACTGCTGCCCGCCATCCGTGAGCGGCTGCGCCCGGGTGGCCGGTTCGTCTTCTCCCAGCGGCCCCCGGTCGAGGGCTGCTATGGCTGCCAGGCGTCGTACATTCCGCGCGGCTCCGACGAGGACCCGCTCGTCGTGAAGCGCTGGGACTACGAGCCGGAGGTGTGGGAGCAGCTGCTCGACCGGTACGGCTACACGGACGTGCGCACGCAGGTGCTGGCCGCGCCGCCCGGCCCGCGCACGGTGGGCACACTCATCGTCCAGGCCGGCACCTGA
- a CDS encoding glycine-rich domain-containing protein: MTITLERPVGTTDPTTIVDPEVMNRLVRRVTTDHPEITDETARRIVGQAAAFIATSGQQPGHSLVPSELVDYGWHAFILHTADYAAFCQKTVGRFVHHVPTEEDEQMPGGAAAARERTVSAIQAAGYTVDAELWQSTADCNQCHAGCHDSPKSG, from the coding sequence GTGACCATTACGTTGGAACGTCCCGTGGGCACCACCGACCCGACCACCATCGTTGACCCCGAGGTGATGAACCGGCTCGTCCGCCGCGTCACCACCGACCACCCGGAGATCACCGACGAGACCGCGCGCCGCATCGTCGGCCAGGCCGCCGCGTTCATCGCCACCTCCGGCCAGCAGCCCGGCCACTCCCTCGTACCGAGCGAGCTGGTCGACTACGGCTGGCACGCCTTCATCCTGCACACCGCCGACTACGCCGCCTTCTGCCAGAAGACCGTCGGCCGGTTCGTCCACCACGTCCCCACCGAGGAGGACGAGCAGATGCCGGGCGGCGCGGCGGCAGCGCGCGAGCGGACCGTGAGCGCGATCCAGGCCGCCGGGTACACGGTCGACGCCGAACTCTGGCAGTCCACCGCTGACTGCAACCAGTGCCACGCGGGATGCCACGACAGCCCGAAGAGCGGCTGA
- a CDS encoding DUF6879 family protein, which translates to MPSSEPTIAELMADCTRSAVHLEMRDHYGVAEEAADFRAWLETGRLDTDPASPDWAPWVSLVSQARSRGVAVRRARIVSEPVSDYIRYELASTVVNLLAGEDVRWLPRRRASDLALPGNDFWLFDDQVIRWGYFSGNGAMVGHETSDDPAAAKLCSEAFAAVWDRAIPHDQYDIR; encoded by the coding sequence ATGCCGTCGAGCGAGCCGACGATCGCTGAGCTCATGGCCGACTGCACGCGCTCTGCCGTGCATCTCGAGATGCGGGACCACTACGGAGTCGCCGAAGAGGCCGCCGACTTCCGGGCCTGGCTGGAGACCGGCCGACTCGACACCGACCCCGCCTCGCCTGACTGGGCACCCTGGGTCAGCCTCGTCTCCCAGGCCCGCAGCCGCGGCGTCGCCGTGCGGCGCGCCCGCATCGTGTCCGAGCCCGTCTCCGACTACATCCGCTACGAGCTCGCCTCCACCGTCGTGAACCTGCTGGCGGGCGAGGACGTCCGCTGGCTGCCCCGCCGCCGTGCCTCCGACCTCGCCCTCCCGGGCAACGACTTCTGGCTCTTCGACGACCAGGTGATCCGCTGGGGGTACTTCTCCGGCAACGGCGCCATGGTCGGCCACGAGACGTCCGACGACCCCGCCGCTGCCAAGCTGTGTTCGGAGGCGTTCGCTGCCGTCTGGGACCGCGCGATCCCCCACGACCAGTACGACATCCGCTGA